From Aerosticca soli, a single genomic window includes:
- the hisF gene encoding imidazole glycerol phosphate synthase subunit HisF, with the protein MLSRRIIPCLDVRQGKVVKGVRFRDHVVMGEIVELALRYRDEGADELVFYDITASPEGRSVERAWVERVARVIDIPFCVAGGIRSVEEARAVLHAGADKISINSPALERPSLIDELAEAFGVQCVVVGIDSLRDADGEWRVRQYTGDPSRTRALARRTLDWVAEVQRRGAGEIVLNCMGSDGVRQGYDLEQLAAVRAICRVPLVASGGAGAPEHFRAAFLDADVDGALAASVFHAGLIAIPELKRYLRAQGVIMRP; encoded by the coding sequence ATGCTGAGCCGTCGCATCATTCCGTGCCTGGACGTGCGCCAAGGCAAGGTGGTCAAGGGCGTGCGTTTCCGCGACCACGTGGTGATGGGCGAGATCGTCGAGCTCGCCCTGCGCTACCGCGACGAGGGCGCCGACGAGCTGGTGTTCTACGACATCACCGCAAGCCCCGAAGGGCGCAGCGTCGAGCGCGCCTGGGTGGAGCGCGTCGCGCGCGTGATCGACATCCCGTTCTGCGTGGCCGGCGGCATCCGCTCGGTGGAAGAAGCGCGCGCGGTGCTGCATGCCGGTGCCGACAAGATCTCGATCAACTCGCCGGCGCTGGAACGCCCTTCGCTCATCGACGAGCTGGCCGAAGCCTTTGGCGTGCAGTGCGTGGTGGTCGGCATCGACAGCCTGCGCGACGCGGACGGGGAGTGGCGGGTGCGCCAGTACACCGGCGATCCGTCGCGCACCCGCGCGCTCGCGCGGCGCACGCTGGACTGGGTGGCCGAGGTGCAGCGCCGCGGCGCCGGCGAGATCGTGCTCAACTGCATGGGCAGCGACGGCGTGCGCCAGGGCTATGACCTCGAACAGCTTGCCGCGGTGCGCGCGATCTGCCGCGTGCCGCTGGTCGCCTCCGGCGGCGCCGGCGCGCCCGAGCATTTTCGCGCCGCCTTCCTCGATGCCGATGTCGATGGCGCGCTGGCCGCCAGCGTGTTCCATGCCGGCCTCATCGCCATTCCCGAACTCAAACGCTACCTGCGCGCGCAGGGCGTGATCATGCGCCCGTGA
- the hisA gene encoding 1-(5-phosphoribosyl)-5-[(5-phosphoribosylamino)methylideneamino]imidazole-4-carboxamide isomerase, translating to MNAPGDFTVIPALDLREGKVVRLAQGDYARMTVYADDPLPLASGYAEAGAHWLHVVDLDGARAGRLDNLEAIAAIARLGLRVQAGGGVRAEDDLHRLFDAGVARVVLGSVAIRSPETVAAWLETYGSERITLALDTRRSGDRWTLPSAGWTAAESRTLDELAPWYAMHGARHLLCTDIDRDGMLAGFNLALYRHLAQRVPQLAVQASGGVRSPDDIRAARAAGARGVILGRALLEGRFTLAEALAC from the coding sequence ATGAATGCCCCCGGCGATTTCACCGTCATTCCGGCACTCGACCTGCGCGAGGGCAAGGTGGTGCGGCTCGCGCAGGGCGACTATGCGCGCATGACGGTCTATGCGGACGATCCGCTGCCGCTGGCCTCGGGTTATGCCGAGGCCGGCGCGCACTGGCTGCACGTGGTCGACCTGGACGGCGCGCGCGCGGGCCGGCTCGACAATCTCGAAGCGATCGCCGCCATCGCGCGGCTGGGCCTGCGCGTGCAGGCTGGCGGCGGTGTGCGCGCGGAAGATGACCTGCATCGGCTGTTCGATGCCGGCGTCGCGCGCGTGGTGCTGGGCAGCGTGGCGATCCGGTCGCCCGAGACCGTCGCCGCCTGGCTCGAAACCTACGGCAGCGAGCGCATCACCCTCGCGCTCGATACCCGTCGCAGCGGGGACCGCTGGACGCTGCCCAGTGCGGGCTGGACCGCTGCCGAGTCGCGCACGCTGGACGAACTCGCGCCCTGGTACGCAATGCACGGCGCGCGGCATCTGCTGTGCACCGACATCGACCGCGACGGCATGCTCGCCGGCTTCAACCTCGCGCTTTATCGCCACCTTGCGCAGCGGGTGCCGCAGCTCGCCGTGCAGGCTTCCGGCGGCGTGCGTTCGCCCGATGACATCCGTGCCGCGCGGGCTGCCGGCGCGCGCGGCGTCATTCTCGGCCGCGCCCTGCTCGAAGGCCGTTTCACCCTGGCGGAGGCGCTCGCATGCTGA